The Dasypus novemcinctus isolate mDasNov1 chromosome 20, mDasNov1.1.hap2, whole genome shotgun sequence genome segment AAATTgccatttaattttgaggatatgAATAAATTTCAGAGGTAATATCTAATTCACTACATTCAATAAGGGAGAATTACAAAAATTTATTATATGCCTTAGCCTCTGTAGATTTTGTACTTTTGTTGTTCCAGACAGTTTGCTGGCTAAGGGAGAGAGTTTACGTGAAACACTGAGTTTAGATTAGAAAGAATTACAGATTAggattttataaattttacttaCTCCtactttttagtatattcaatctacaaaataatggaatataatttttaaacataacTGCTATAGTTATTGTTTAGCTCACAAAAAGTTCATTTTCCaatgtttcttttcttcatcttcctttcATACTCTTCAGTTAATCTACTTAAGAAATACAATGCTAAGAATCATACTCTATTTTTAACAATCTTACCTTCACCATTGTTGACACTGGGTGAATCCTGGATAGATTTTTGAAGAGGGATTCAATCAGATCAGCCACACTTAATCCAATAGCCCAGTTGGTATATCCTTTTAGCTTGATGACTTCATAGGCACTaaggcaaaaaattacaaaagagaTCACTGAAATCAGATTAAACAGATAATGAAACCAGACTGCCTTGGTTTGACTCCTGCTTTTTCTCTGTAATCTTGGGCAACATATTTCACTACGTTATGTCTCAGTGtgttcatctctaaaatggggaaaaCAGTATCTACTTCTTAAGTTTGTCCTGTTAATGTAAACACTATATGGTAGTAAACATAGTAATGTAAACAACACATGGTAGGCAAGATATTTTGATAAAGACCTTATCTTCtaagtaaatatttataaagaaagaagGTAAAATGTACATTTTCCAACCAATCATACTGACTCATAAACATGTCTATCTCCAAAGATATtacaaacaggaagaaaaagaccATACACTGAAGGGAAAACACATACCTTGCTACTGAGGTACCACTTACTATCATCACTTAAAGTACTATGATCATCCCATTTAAGAACAAAGCGATGATAATGGCTTGCCAGGCAATTTTCTGAGCACTAATTATATACCTCAAAAACAGGTGagaaggacttgaatagacatttctctaaaggagatacacaaatggcaaataagcatatgaaaagatgctcaacatcatttgtcattagggaagtgcaaacccaaactacaatgagatagcactccacacccattaaaatggcaattttatataactaaaagaattcaaagaagggactcagatatttgtaaACCAATGATCACAGCAATATTGATCAAAATACCCAgtagatagaaacaacccaagtgtccatcaatgggtaaatggataaacaaaatgtggcatatacatacaatggactatttattcagctgtaaaatggaatgaaggtCTGATCCATGTGATAGCATGGGAAGACATAATaaggacacaaaaagacaaatattgaatgatctcactgaaataattataataagcaaattcataaagtcagaaactaaaaGTCAGGCTACCAGGGACTGGAATGGGgtaagggaatggggagttaatgcttaattagtacGTAAGTTCTGTTCGGAGTCATGGGAAGTTTTGGTTATGGGTGGtgggtaatggtagcacaacattgtgaatttaacTAATGCTACTGTATCATATTTTTGAACACAGTTAACaggacattttaggttgtatatatgttactattaTAGAAcacaaagtttctttaaaaaaccataggactgtacaatagagaaccctaatgtaaaccatgtaCTATAGTTCATAGTgtaattgtaataatattacttCATTAATTTCAATGAAGTTACCCTGCTAATTCGAAGAGAAAATTATAGGGATAACTGTGTGGGGGAGGCGGTATATGGAAactattttctacatgattttcccataaacctacaacttctctaataaaaagtagtttttaaaaaggcaacaTCTTTAgttgagtgtggaaagataaatGCAGCACAGCTTAAGCACTTTCAGTCATCAATCAGCAAGCATTTATTTTAggcaattatgaaaataatagtgTCTGTGTACATTTCTCAATAAGTCAACCTTGTTTATTGATGAGGCAATTTGAAGGCCCTTCTCACTTTTAATTCCCTGTTTTATTCCTGTTATCTCTACAACAGAATTTCtccagaaaaataaacattttatttggaCTGTTACAGTGAATTTAACTAGTTATTGTACAGGAGTTCTGTCTGTATCAAAAAATACTGGCTGTTATACTTACCTGAGTATGTTTACCTGAGGAGACAGTCATAAAAAATGTTTATACTTTTATCCATGCAAAGATGAAATTAATTGGCTTAAATCAATCCCCCTTCTACTGACCTTTCAACCACCATCTTATGTACTTCCTTCCAATTTTCACTGTCATTGTCCGTTCCCATatctggattcagttcctgaaGAGAAACTCCTGCCACATTCACTCCACTCCACACAGCCACTGTAAAAACCAACAATTTGGATATTTCTTACACTTTGTATCTGACCTTTTACCTTTCAATAACTTCACGGCCAAGCAGAATGCTGTGTCATACTTACAGAGAATATGAAATTCCTTGCCTTTCTCCTGGAATTGTGAAACTCATGAGGGACTCTAGTTTGGGGTGACTCTAAACTTTTGGTTCTAGGAAATTTTAACTTTCCTCCCGCTTATTTTTCTGGGTATAAGCACTCTTCTTCTAATGAACAACACAAATTCTAGAATAAGGCCCAAATATAGTCTAATGATCTCTAGATCCTTTAATGCCCAAGTTTAGGTTATCTCTTGAAAGATACGCCTTGTATACACAGTGAATATTTTTGGTCTTAACTGGAAGCAATAGTTCCTTCCAAGAAGGCCTCCAGGGGCGCAGCAGCACAAGGGTGTCATGTCCAGCTGACAATCCGAGCCTTTCCTGAACCCAAACTAACCTCTTGCCTCCCCTTAGGATCCCCCAGCCTGGCCAAAAGTTTATTTTGAAGATCTAGGGACACAAACATGAATAAAGACATTCTCTGTGCCATGGACAAACTCAGAAATTACTGGGAGAAACACAAGTAAAGAAATCTAATGCAAAGGAACACACGCTATCACAGAGGTATGGAgaatataataaaacataaataaggaTCTACTTAATCTAGAGGAAAAGAGTGCCAGAAAAAgctacaaaaaaacaaacaggcattTGGACTAGGCCTTGAAAAATAAGCATGTGTTCCACATGGACTTTTAGGGAACATTCTGGAGTCAGGAAATATGAGCAAAGGCCTCGGGTTAAGGCCAGTATGGCTAGAATCAGCTAATGAAGCCCAAAGCTGTTTCATGGTCAAATAAGGCCCCCGTTGGGTCCACAACTTCTGCCAATTCAGGTTAACTGTTGAGAAAACTAGggtattttcatgtttttcacaATGAAAACTATGAAATCTACACAGTCATGTCTTTGTGACACTTGTTTTAGTTCCTGTTCATTTCATGTAGACTATACCAATCAatatggaaatagaaaaagaaagattcctgGAAAAGGTGATACAGAAATGAGTGGTCAGAAGGCATGGTTCTAGTTGTAGTTATGCCACTAACTAGTGGAAGGACCGTCAACAACTCAATTCCCCTGCTGTGGCCTCACATTTTCTTCATAAATGCAAGTCTTCAATTAGAGAATGTGTATTATCCCTTCCACATCAATGGTACTACTAATAACTAATAATTATTGTAATAGCTAACTTTTTTTTCCATACACCAGGCCTTGTACTAAATACTCTTCACATAAGATATAGGTAGTATAATAGTcctcattctacagatgaggaaactttaGAGATAGATGTTAAGAATTTGTCAAAATAACACATCTTTTTAAGACGGCAGAACAGGGTTTAAAATCTGGGGGCTGCCTGACTACAAATTCTGACAAGGCTTTGGATAGGAAAAAATCTTGGGTGAAATGATACGAtgtgtgagaaaaaaaaatcagtgttctACAGATGAGCACAAATAAATTATGTAATCATTGTAAGGGCAAATTTTTATAACACCAAGTTAAACTTTACTCAAATCATATTACAAACTGCCactaaattcaaaagaaaatttacacTTTTTTTAAGGGAGAAAATAGCCTCCCATACTTACTGCAGGGCAGTaatttatttagtaaatattattaataataataaataacagtAAAATGTTGTAGGTTATTACAGTTATATACCATGAGCTCACTCAATATATTTTTAGTTCAATAAATATGTTTAGATTTGTGGAACAGAATCAGaattgtttataaatattttacatggAATTGGGACAGAAATAATAACTTAAATGAAgagagtaattaaaaaaataaacatttagaataaactatttttcattgtttcaaaaCAAAGTATTACATAATAAAATAGTGcaatttaactttaatttttttttacaatgactAATTTATACCCAACTGATCCTTACTTCCATTTAAATTCCTAAAGTAAACATTTTAGAGATTTACCATTTCTTACTACTAAAGGGATTGAGATTTATGACTAATAGTTTATTAAAAATGAGATTGtgtttgaagatttattttacattatagaATAATGGATACAGCTTCTTCAAAAGCTTTTGTTACACGAGTCATTCCTCCTTCAATAAACACCATGGATATAATAGCTCTGTCCCCTGAAAGGGCCTAGAAGCAAAGTAACAACAATTGCAACCAGCATGACTATCCGCAGATCTTTGCTTCTAAATACTATTTTCCACTAAAAGGAAACAGGACACACTGGCGAAACAGATGATTCTAAGGTGGGGGAGGAAAAATACAAGATGAGCCTGATGCATCCTATAGTGCCAGAAAGCAAGGAGGTGCTCAAAAAACCCAGCACCATTACAGTAGTAACTAATTCAACCAAGAATCATCAATGGATATTAAAGGTAGCAGTAAAGTGTGAAGAGGAAAAAGATTATTTACCTAGTCTCAAAGTATCCACCCACCAATTACTTACGAATTACAACGGAAAAACAGTCACTCCACACTAATGAACCTAACACATTAATCACAGTTAACATCACCAATAATGAGACCCGCTGACTTGTGACCTTTTGATTAGGATACCCTGAGGACACAGCAGCCCATCTATGGTGCTCATGTCAACAGCGTATAAACCTAACCATGAGGAAGCAATCAGAAAAACCCAGACTGATGATGTACATTCTACAACGTAACTCACCTAACCCTTAAAAAATGGCAAGCTCCtgaaagacaaacagaaacttccagattaaaggagactaaagagggaagtggatgtggctcaaacgattgagctcccacctaccacatgggagggcctgggatcagttcccggtacctcctggagaagacaagcaagacagcaagctggctcaACAGGCTGCCATGtgcagctgatgcaacaagatggcacaaagaggaaggacaatgagagagacaaccaagcaggaagctgaggtggctcaggtgattgggtgcCCCTCTTCCagaggggaggtcccaggtttggttcttggtgcctcctaaagagaaaatgagcagacacagagactACACAGTAAACGGGACACAGTGGGCAAAGAGTGAGCACAAACCATGaggggggaggattaaataagtaaaatctttaaaaattgaaaaaaaaaaagtgactaaattaaaaaaaaaactagataaaaCAATGAATCCTGACCTGGAAAAACTCTGGAGGGATTAGATAATATTGtagtgatagctggaaaatgtgcttaataaaatttcttcacttacacagctctgaaaattctaaaactaatgGAGCTGGTTTTCTATGAATCTAATTgtagaagtttactctttgcacttaaTTCCTTGCaggatattaaccagaccttctcagttttgcttacaggacTAACATATCGGTCTCAAAGCAAACCAGACAGAATGATGTACCTCTGTAATTTTTCTCAGAGATAAAGAGCTTGATATCCTTGAGCGGGTGGCTGAGAAAGAAGCAGCGAAGGCTTCCACCTGCACAATCTAAACTGGTTTATTAGCCACTGAAATCAACGGCAAGTCTGATGTGCTTAGGACAACACAGGACAGAGAAATTGCATGTtccctcctcacaagacccctggtgtcacttgtttttttattgtttttcttctcacctacccatattctgtttttcttttttctataaaaaccctagctcccattttcactttgaactggttttgggagGATTCCCCCACTTCCTTGCTTGTGtacttgcaataaatcaccttttCACTGAGAGAAATGTTTCTCTTTTGTAGCACCAGATAGGGTGGGCCCTTCTATTGGAAACAGCGGAGCTTATGGTAACAATATCTGTGCTACATTTCCTGATTCTGACAACTATAATGTGCTTATGGAGAAGAGGGTGGGATGACTGCAATTCACACTcaggtgggtttgggggaaaaatacagatAGATCAACCAACCAATAGACAGATATGAGAGTGAGAACAAGTGTAATAAAGCAAATGAGAGTGACAATTAATTGCATGATTCCTGAAACGTCTCTGAAGTAAACAGtagtttctaaaattaaaaaaaaaaaaattttaccacTTGAGTCGCCATGTTCTCCCAAAATCCATCCATGGCAGCTGGTGGGATGAACGCCAAGTTTTTCAGCCATAAGATAGCGAAATCTAGCAGAATCCAGATTGCACCCACTTCCAAACACACGGTGCTTGGGTAATCCACTTAATTTCCAGGTAACATATGTTAGAATAtccactaaaaattaaaaaacatatatatataagcaaaTTAAAAACTGACTTCAACTACTTCATCAATTAGTCGGTGcattcctttcttcctccatttGACTTTCCCAAATGAGATGTGGCCAGAAAGACATAAATACTTTAACCTTTCATAGTTTGAGATgatgggagagaaaagaagaaaatttaagtcttctttagaaGGAAACTGCAAAATATGGAAAGTACAatattatgtttttatatttacgTAATTTCTTGCCTCAGAAATacctaagaaaaaaatacataagaacCTTAGAAATGGACATATTTtaaactgaaagaatggaagaagggtTGAATCAGATCATCACTTAAGTTTAttctaattttaatattctatGATTGTAATAACTGCCATCATAAACCAAATTTGGTTACCCAATTACCAAAAGAAGCGCTTTTACTCTCCTTGGGCCTGCCGTACTATGCAATAAGTTGTTATAATACAAAACATTACATGCCTACTATTTAATGAAAAGGTCTCCACGACAGAACCTTTGCTCTGACGTGGCACATCCTCAAGACTTCATGAGGTAAAACTTTGGCTGGTCCATATGGGATCACAGCACTTTAAAGCTAAGTTATAAAAAGTGCAAACACGTATGCCTGAAGGCGGCCAAGAACTGGAAGTCAATCTCACACTTTCCACCTCCACACTCACACAGATTCTACAAGATATTTGGAGGGCATTTTGGACTGGATATTATATAAACTCTGCCTTGCCAATTTTGATTTAACGGGACTCACTAGAGCAAGAGACTTTGAAGCTATACCTGAAAAGTTGTATAATCAGCGTGCCTTAGGCACAGAATGGAATAACTGAATATGTGCCAGCCATTTGTCATTCTTGTCTATAGCTATCTGCCACATATATTTTTAGGAGTTCTATATATAAGACTTAGCTATTCAGTAAACCCCAATCAGGTTTGCAGAGAATAACACTGAAATAAGCTGTCCTTGTTGGCTCTCAACTCTCCCAATATTCAGTAAACTCATAAGGATTCCCCTGTCTTACAATCTTCTCTCTGTGAAGTATCAGAGACCACcagttttatcattttatccATCTATCTATTATGCTCAACAATAAGCAGTAAGTTTTGTGGCATACTATGAACAAATGAAATGTGGAATAGTGAATTTAAACTACTTAGGTTTAAGTAGTAGAATTCTTTCACACCATATTTTAGTGTTATTCCACAAATGTTGATTTAGCAAGAAAAGCAGTTAAAATATTTGGCTTTAGCATGCTTCTATCTTTAAAACAGACTGCTTGAATAGTTTCTTAAACTCTGCCTTTCAAAATCAATCTGATTCAATTATGACAGGTTTTGGAAACAAGGAAATTAGAATGCAACTTCCAGAAAACAGGTCAAACCTGCCAAAATGTTTCTTATGAACTGAAGCTACATTCAGATATTTCATTATGTATCTCAGAATAATCTTTACAAAGCCTTTAGGCATTGTAACAAACCCATAACGAAACAGAGGAAATTGCTTTATATAAAGTTCTGCTGCCTTTGAATGCTTGGCCCAGGGCAATGACATTTGTTATGCAAacactactcttttttttttttaagatttattttatttatttctcccccccctgcccccagttgtctgttctctgggccaattgctgcatgttcttgtccgcttctgttattgtcagcggcatgggaattttgTCTCtgttgttccgtcatcttgtgtcaactctgtCTGtctgcagcgccattcctgggcaggctgcactcttttacgctgggcggctctccttatgggggacACTCCtcgcccgtggggctcccctacctgggggtgggggacacccccgcgtggcacggcactccttgcgtgcatcagcgctgtgcatgggccagctgcacacgggtcaaggaggcccggggtttgaactgcggatctcccatgtggtagacggacgccctaaccactgggccaagcccgcttcccccaaCACTACTCTTTTCAAGACTTATCACAAAAGACGTGTGAATTGCTTCACTTAGTTGAATAAtagaacagatttttaaaattccccaaatgaacaaacaaaaccacCCCAAAACATCTTACTTAAAAGCGCTGCGCTCCAGGGGATAATCATACCTGGGTTGGACACCACAATGATGATGCAGTCGGGACTGTACTTGATGATCTGCGGGATGATGAACTTGAAGACGTTAACGTTCCTCTGGACGAGGTTGAGGCGGCTCTCGCCCTCCTGCTGCCGCACTCCTGcagtcaccaccaccaccttggaGTTGGCAGTCACAGAGTAGTCTAGGCGACAAGAGGGAGAGCGGGACttcactgattttatttttattattttattttttaaaaatgggacttTAAAACGCTGGTCTTCCTGAAAGCACAGGACACAGGAGCTTCAGGAACTCGTGAGCGAGTTGCGTCTGCTGTGCCAGCAGGTTTTGAAGTTCATTGCTCCAGTGGCTGCTTCTTTTCCTCCTTGAGCTTCGCAGAAACAATCCAACCACAAAACTGGCTCAGAGAAAGGATGGAAGACACAAAGGCCTCCAGTTCCGTTTAGGACTAACAAATACAGGTTGCTATTGACTTTAGAGGACAATGAATTGTTAAGAGGAAAACGAGCCCAGAGGGCGTGACCTCCAGTCCAGCAGGCAGCCGTCCAACAAATAAAGCGATTTGAGGTTACTTTTAGGCTTGAAATGTTGATTAAATCTGTGAAGGGGAAGGCAGGCACTAAAGTCTTTGTTCTTGGTTAGAAACTAAAACTTTAGATTTCTAATACTCAAAATATTCTAAGGATGCTTATTCAGTTGAGCGGTATGAGTTTCTCTagagattttattttccttcaaggaagtatgtccttttcaaaatatacacattatgatGAATACATAGATGTGACCCACTTGACTTAATAGTTATGGTAGATTCACAGAATTAAAACTATGTgaatggggagcggatgtggctcaaacggttgagtacctgcttcccacatgggaggtcccagatttagttcctggtgcctcttaaaaacaaaggaATGAACAACAAGCCAAAAAAACccgaaaaatccaactcaggctggctgtgatgtggctcagtggttgagtgccagtttcctaCAAATGGGGTCCCGGGATCAATCCCCGGCCCTAGtacctcacacacaaaaaaacaaacaacaacaacaaaaaatctctatgattctaccaaataccaatgattatacactttggatgaatcatatgctttatgaatatttatcaataaaatttattaaaaatgtttaaaaatgaaaaaaagggggTAATggctgagattttaaaaaaattttgatttaAATTTATTAGAGCAATTGTAAATTTACAGAAATTGACTACTAGTAATACTTTGTCAGGGTTCTCTTCCTAAAATGGAGTAAGTATACCATCTAGGGTTGGTGTGGAGATGAGGTAAAACCAAAAAACACTTTACACAGTACCTGCAATGTTGACAATTCAATAAATCACAGTTCCTTTTAGTAGTAGTGCTGTCACAATTTATTTTGGAGGCCCCCATTTCTACACTGGGGTGGCGGTAGCACTGCATAGAGGTAGTTAGAACACGAAGAGATTTAGTTTCTTCAGAGAACTCAAATTACTTCGTACTCAACTATTTTGGGGGATCTGAAACATTCCCATTCTCAGACACAGGTGAACAAGTAGGTATGACACAATATGCTAAAATGTATTGTAACTAATGCCATGGAATCCTCCGGGTGAGCGGGTTACAGAGATGAGATCTGAATTTGTCCTTGAGGAGGAACTGGACCTAGAGGAGGAGAACCTGCCAGCGCTAGATTCATCAGGTGGAGACGAGAGAGGAGGACGCTGAAATAAGTGGGTGTGAAGGCTGTGTCAAGTGGGTGTGAAGGCTGTGTCCAAATTGTGAAGACCTATACAGGCCTGGGAGACTCAACAGAGCACAGACGAAGGTATATAAAAAAGCAAGACATCTATTAGAGAAAGACAGACATTCGAACTTTCATTTTAGAAAACACGTTTTAGAAATAAAGGTAACTGCTATGAAACCTGACATACATGATTATGCTACCTGCACATTTTTAGCAGAATTGGAGGAAAGCAGGTCtagaaattaatggaaaaaaaattggctCGTGGGTAAAAGACAGTACAACAGTATAAATCGCAATTTATTTTTGCCATTTAGTGACTTACATCAATGATCACTTATGGCTAACAAACTCATTTTTTAATAGCTGTCCCTTAACAAGTTAATGTAAAAGTAATAGAATAGAATACAACGTGAAGAATATctttttataaaatgagaaaaagggaaaattattttataactagATGAAACTTTTGCAGTTGTTAAGGAAATTACTAAACCAGATCATGAACATTTTAGTGTTAACGGTTATTGAAATGGCTGTACCAACAATCCCCTAGTTAAAAAGTTAAGTGTTTAGGATCTAAAATGTATTCCAAATGTATTTTCGTCCTGGAAAATACTACTGTACCTTTATCTGCCACAATTTTAGGAGTCTGAAGAAATAAGCTTCCATGCTGCAGATCCATCATTTCTCCTTTGAGTTTATCTTCCAAAACATCCACAAGGGCAAGTTCATCAGTCAGAGACTATATAAGCACAAAGACAGGTGTTAGTACCCTCAACTCAAAGATGCCTCAGCTCTCAATCCGTCCCAAAGGGAACTTTCTAATAGCGAAGCATCGAATGTATAAAAATTCTGAGAATTTTAACATGGAGTCAGGGCTGCCCCTTCAACAGTTTCATGATAAAAAGTCTTGAATTATAAGCTATTAATACTCAAGGCACCACTCtttcagaatttcattttttaatactcagctagaattaaattttttttaaaaaatattttatttatttctccccccagcctgcccacgcatttgtgctcgctgtctgttctcactgtccgtttgctgtgtgctctctgcatctgctcactttctccttaggaggcactgggaactgaacctgggacctcccatgtgggaaagaggcactcaattgcttgagtcttCTCTGCTccatgctttgttgtgtctctcattgtgtttcttctttgtgtctccttgtgttatcttgttgcatcagcttaccatgCTAGCCTATCGCCCCTTtgggtcagctcgctgtcttgctcatcttctctaggaggcaccgagaattgaacctgggtcctcccatatggtaggcaggcgcccaaatgcctgagccacatctgcatccctaaACTGTGAGCTATTTATGAAACCTATTTGGATCAACAGTAACACCATGGTTCACTGTAAAGGGTTCATAGTGAAGAGACTCTGATACAGAAAGAACCCTGGGAAGTGTATGCATCTCTACAGCCACTCCCAATATGAGTATCTGAGAGCATCTTGAAGAACCAAGAATATGAGTTCACATTAGCGTAAGAAC includes the following:
- the LDHB gene encoding L-lactate dehydrogenase B chain produces the protein MATLKEKLIAPVAEEGAGVPNNKITIVGVGQVGMACAISILGKSLTDELALVDVLEDKLKGEMMDLQHGSLFLQTPKIVADKDYSVTANSKVVVVTAGVRQQEGESRLNLVQRNVNVFKFIIPQIIKYSPDCIIIVVSNPVDILTYVTWKLSGLPKHRVFGSGCNLDSARFRYLMAEKLGVHPTSCHGWILGEHGDSSVAVWSGVNVAGVSLQELNPDMGTDNDSENWKEVHKMVVESAYEVIKLKGYTNWAIGLSVADLIESLFKNLSRIHPVSTMVKGMYGIENEVFLSLPCILNARGLTSVINQKLKDDEVAQLKKSADTLWDIQKDLKDL